One part of the Acidimicrobiia bacterium genome encodes these proteins:
- the atpA gene encoding F0F1 ATP synthase subunit alpha: protein MSEMTINPEEITASLRRNLEGWEPSITQETVGYVSSIADGVARVKGLPNVMASELLEFPGGLQGVALNVDEHDLGVVLMGESNHIEEGAAVKQTGKVLSVPVGDELLGRVVDPLGNPLDGKGPINSTETRLLETQAPSVVQRQPVVEPLQTGIKAIDAMTPIGRGQRELIIGDRQTGKTAIAVDTIINQKGLGVKCIYVAIGQKSSTVAEVVDSLESHGAMEYTVIVNASASAPAALQMYAPYSGSAMGQYWMYKGEHALIIFDDLSKQAVAYREISLLLRRPPGREAYPGDVFYLHSRLLERCAKLSAELGGGSLTGLPIVETKAGDVSAYIPTNVISITDGQIFLEADLFYSGIRPAINAGISVSRVGGNAQVKGMKKVAGPLRLNLAQFRELEAFAEFGSELDAASLAQLERGRRVVEVLKQGQFEPMPVEEQIVSIYAVTEGHMDSIPTEHVEEFESALMDYMRTRHGAMLDEIRETGALPEIDALVAAISEFKDIYEVEG from the coding sequence ATGTCAGAGATGACGATCAATCCGGAAGAGATCACGGCTTCCCTCCGCAGGAACCTCGAGGGGTGGGAGCCGAGCATTACCCAGGAGACCGTCGGGTACGTCTCCTCCATCGCCGACGGCGTGGCGCGCGTCAAGGGCTTGCCCAACGTGATGGCCTCAGAGCTGTTGGAATTCCCCGGCGGACTGCAGGGTGTCGCCCTCAACGTCGACGAACACGACCTCGGTGTGGTGCTCATGGGTGAATCGAACCACATCGAGGAAGGCGCAGCGGTCAAGCAGACCGGCAAGGTGCTCTCTGTGCCGGTCGGCGACGAGTTGCTCGGCCGGGTGGTCGACCCGCTCGGAAATCCGCTCGACGGCAAAGGCCCGATCAACTCCACCGAGACCCGCCTACTCGAAACCCAGGCGCCGTCCGTGGTCCAGCGGCAGCCGGTGGTCGAGCCGCTGCAGACCGGCATCAAAGCCATCGATGCCATGACCCCGATCGGCCGTGGCCAGCGCGAGCTGATCATCGGCGACCGGCAGACCGGCAAGACGGCCATCGCCGTCGACACGATCATCAACCAGAAGGGCCTGGGCGTAAAGTGCATCTACGTCGCCATCGGCCAGAAGTCCTCAACGGTGGCCGAGGTGGTCGATTCGCTCGAATCCCACGGAGCCATGGAATACACGGTGATCGTCAACGCCTCTGCCTCAGCTCCCGCCGCCCTGCAGATGTACGCGCCCTACTCGGGCTCCGCCATGGGCCAGTACTGGATGTACAAGGGCGAGCACGCCCTGATCATCTTCGACGACTTGTCCAAGCAGGCGGTCGCCTACCGGGAGATCTCGCTGCTGCTGCGCCGTCCACCCGGTCGTGAGGCCTACCCGGGCGACGTCTTCTATCTGCACAGCCGTCTCCTCGAGCGCTGCGCCAAGCTCTCCGCAGAGTTGGGCGGCGGATCCTTGACCGGCCTGCCGATTGTCGAGACCAAGGCCGGCGACGTTTCGGCCTACATCCCGACCAACGTGATCTCGATCACCGACGGCCAGATCTTCCTCGAAGCCGACCTGTTCTATTCGGGTATTCGCCCGGCCATCAACGCCGGCATTTCCGTGTCACGGGTGGGCGGCAACGCTCAGGTCAAGGGCATGAAGAAGGTGGCCGGTCCGCTGCGCCTCAACCTGGCGCAGTTCCGTGAACTCGAAGCGTTCGCAGAGTTCGGTTCGGAGCTCGACGCCGCCTCGCTCGCCCAGCTGGAACGTGGCCGGCGGGTCGTCGAGGTGCTCAAGCAGGGCCAGTTCGAACCGATGCCGGTCGAAGAGCAGATCGTGTCGATCTACGCGGTGACCGAGGGCCACATGGACTCGATTCCCACCGAGCACGTCGAGGAGTTCGAGTCGGCGCTGATGGATTACATGCGAACAAGGCACGGAGCCATGCTCGACGAGATCCGGGAGACCGGAGCTTTGCCCGAAATCGATGCCCTGGTGGCGGCGATTTCGGAGTTCAAAGACATCTACGAGGTGGAGGGGTAG
- a CDS encoding F0F1 ATP synthase subunit gamma, translated as MASAELRDTRRRIKSVQSTMKITRAMELIAASRIPKATARVSASKPYSAKLVEVIRNVSAASGGASHMLLERRAVKNAGVLIVASDRGLAGAYASSIIREAERHIIEVEKSGTPARLFVVGKKAQSYFQYRKYHIERAFLGVTDTPGYGDARAIANILMDAYASNTVDSVDTFYTQYKSPMTQVPLQFQLLPIVAPEGTEGSEPLASVDYSYEPSPTAILDRLLPRYVESTVFSMLLEASASEHSARRRAMKAATENADELIRILTRIANRARQAEITTEISEIVGGAEALSQQT; from the coding sequence GTGGCCAGCGCCGAACTCCGGGATACTCGACGGCGGATCAAGTCCGTCCAGTCGACCATGAAGATCACGCGGGCGATGGAGCTCATCGCCGCCTCGCGCATCCCCAAGGCGACGGCGCGCGTCTCTGCTTCCAAGCCCTACTCGGCCAAACTGGTGGAGGTGATCCGCAACGTGTCGGCCGCCTCGGGCGGAGCTTCGCACATGCTGCTCGAGCGGCGGGCGGTGAAGAATGCCGGCGTGCTGATCGTCGCCTCCGATCGGGGCCTGGCCGGGGCCTATGCCTCGTCGATAATCCGGGAGGCCGAGCGGCACATAATCGAGGTCGAGAAATCTGGAACGCCGGCACGGTTGTTCGTCGTCGGCAAGAAGGCGCAGAGCTACTTCCAATACCGGAAATATCACATCGAGCGCGCCTTCCTCGGCGTGACCGACACACCCGGTTACGGCGACGCCAGGGCAATCGCCAACATACTGATGGACGCCTACGCGTCGAACACCGTCGACTCGGTCGACACGTTCTATACGCAGTACAAGTCGCCGATGACCCAGGTTCCGCTCCAGTTCCAACTGCTGCCCATCGTGGCGCCGGAGGGAACCGAGGGGTCGGAACCGCTTGCGTCGGTGGACTACTCGTACGAACCGTCACCGACGGCCATTCTCGACCGGTTGCTGCCTCGCTACGTCGAGTCGACCGTCTTCAGCATGTTGCTGGAGGCATCGGCCTCCGAGCATTCGGCCCGGCGGCGCGCGATGAAAGCCGCCACCGAGAATGCAGACGAACTCATTCGAATCCTCACAAGAATCGCCAACAGGGCACGTCAGGCCGAGATCACAACAGAGATCTCTGAGATCGTCGGCGGCGCCGAGGCGCTCTCCCAACAGACCTGA
- the atpD gene encoding F0F1 ATP synthase subunit beta has product MAEATSIGRITKVAGPVIDVEFPPDRLPEIYYALEVDLTVDGVTSTVIAETAQHLGGNKVRAVAMAPTDGLVRGTEVRNLGAPISVPVGDRTLGHIFNMWGQPLDVDTIEEGDSWPIHRAAPAFEDVEPQKTVFETGIKVLDLLCPYLQGGKIGLFGGAGVGKTVLIQEMINRVATQHGGVSVFAGVGERTREGNDLFLEMQDSGVIEKAALVFGQMDEPPGVRLRVALSALTMAEYFRDVQNQDVLLFIDNIFRFTQAGSEVSTLLGRMPSAVGYQPTLAGEMGVLQERITSLRGRSITSLQAIYVPADDITDPAPHTAFAHLDATTVLSRPLTALGIYPAVDPLDSTSRALDPQIVGDEHYEVATGVQQVLQRYKDLQDIIAILGIDELSEEDKLIVSRARRIQKFLAQPMFVAEQFTGQPGVYTPLEDTIRSFKAILDGGMDQYPEQAFYMTGGMDDVIARAKQIEAVGV; this is encoded by the coding sequence GTGGCAGAAGCAACAAGCATCGGACGTATCACGAAGGTCGCCGGACCGGTGATCGACGTGGAGTTCCCGCCCGACAGGCTTCCCGAGATCTACTACGCGCTCGAGGTCGATCTCACGGTAGATGGTGTGACCAGCACGGTCATCGCCGAAACTGCCCAGCATCTGGGCGGCAACAAGGTGCGGGCCGTTGCCATGGCGCCGACCGACGGTCTGGTGCGCGGCACGGAGGTCCGCAACCTCGGCGCCCCCATCTCGGTGCCGGTTGGCGATCGGACGCTCGGCCACATCTTCAACATGTGGGGCCAGCCGCTCGACGTGGACACGATCGAAGAAGGCGACAGCTGGCCGATTCATCGCGCCGCTCCGGCCTTCGAGGACGTCGAACCGCAGAAGACCGTGTTCGAGACCGGCATCAAGGTGCTCGACCTCCTCTGCCCCTACCTCCAGGGTGGCAAGATCGGCCTGTTCGGCGGAGCCGGTGTCGGCAAGACGGTGCTCATCCAGGAGATGATCAACCGGGTGGCCACCCAGCACGGCGGTGTTTCGGTGTTCGCCGGTGTCGGCGAGCGCACACGCGAGGGCAACGACCTCTTCCTGGAGATGCAGGACTCCGGTGTCATCGAGAAGGCCGCCCTCGTGTTCGGCCAGATGGACGAACCGCCCGGCGTACGTCTGCGGGTTGCCCTTTCGGCTCTGACGATGGCCGAGTACTTCCGTGATGTGCAGAACCAGGACGTGCTGCTGTTCATCGACAACATCTTCCGTTTCACGCAGGCAGGCTCCGAGGTGTCGACGCTGCTGGGCCGCATGCCGTCGGCGGTGGGATACCAGCCGACGCTGGCCGGTGAGATGGGCGTTCTGCAGGAGCGCATCACCTCGTTGCGCGGCCGGTCGATCACGTCGCTCCAGGCGATCTACGTGCCGGCCGACGACATCACCGACCCGGCCCCGCACACCGCGTTCGCCCACCTCGACGCCACCACGGTGCTGTCCCGTCCGTTGACCGCGCTGGGAATCTACCCGGCCGTCGATCCGCTCGACTCGACGTCGCGGGCCCTGGATCCGCAGATCGTCGGTGACGAGCACTACGAGGTTGCCACCGGGGTGCAGCAGGTTCTCCAGCGCTACAAGGATCTCCAGGACATCATCGCCATTCTCGGAATCGACGAGCTGTCCGAAGAGGACAAGCTGATCGTGAGCCGGGCCCGGCGCATTCAGAAGTTCCTGGCGCAGCCGATGTTCGTGGCGGAGCAGTTCACCGGACAGCCCGGTGTGTACACACCGCTCGAAGACACGATCCGTTCGTTCAAGGCGATCCTCGACGGTGGAATGGACCAGTACCCCGAGCAAGCCTTCTACATGACCGGCGGCATGGACGACGTGATCGCCCGTGCGAAGCAAATCGAAGCGGTGGGCGTCTAG
- a CDS encoding F0F1 ATP synthase subunit epsilon, translated as MAKAFNVDVVSPEATVWSGEATFVVARTTEGEIGIMADHEPVMAALATGAVKIESESEKVTIGVHGGFLQILNNQVTLLTDRAELSTGDADDARKIAESLRELEEGAE; from the coding sequence ATGGCCAAGGCGTTCAATGTCGACGTTGTTTCGCCCGAGGCCACCGTTTGGTCCGGCGAGGCCACGTTCGTTGTGGCCCGGACTACCGAAGGCGAGATCGGCATCATGGCCGACCACGAACCGGTCATGGCCGCGCTGGCGACGGGGGCGGTGAAAATCGAATCGGAGTCCGAGAAGGTCACCATCGGTGTGCACGGCGGGTTCCTCCAGATCCTCAATAACCAGGTCACGTTGCTGACCGACAGGGCCGAGCTCTCCACGGGCGACGCCGACGACGCCCGGAAGATCGCCGAAAGTCTCCGCGAACTCGAAGAGGGCGCCGAGTAA
- a CDS encoding SRPBCC family protein translates to MPSAEFEHTAVAPTSCAKAWQQLQNPDTWLGLAGVDEVFDTHHDLDGLMTAYRFRATAASQVYEGTARTVEAANPSKMVIDISTSEVTARITTLLSEVEEGVAVSVNVALRSKGFLSTLFFPVISQAMSSGLPKQVDAFAARLG, encoded by the coding sequence GTGCCTTCCGCGGAGTTCGAACACACAGCCGTCGCCCCGACCTCGTGCGCGAAGGCATGGCAGCAACTTCAGAATCCCGATACTTGGCTCGGCCTCGCCGGCGTTGATGAGGTGTTCGACACGCATCACGACCTCGACGGACTGATGACCGCCTACCGTTTTCGGGCCACCGCCGCCTCGCAGGTCTACGAAGGCACCGCCAGAACGGTGGAAGCCGCCAACCCGTCGAAGATGGTCATCGACATCTCGACTTCGGAAGTGACCGCCCGAATCACAACTCTGCTCTCGGAGGTCGAAGAAGGCGTTGCGGTCTCTGTGAATGTGGCGTTGCGGTCGAAGGGGTTTCTGTCGACGCTGTTCTTTCCGGTGATCTCCCAGGCAATGAGCTCGGGCCTGCCCAAACAGGTGGACGCCTTCGCGGCAAGACTCGGCTGA
- a CDS encoding DUF2087 domain-containing protein, whose product MINPSDFVRLALDPTRLAILGRAALGPVEADTLADELGILRKDVLVGIARLREAGLLTDEHRLNREVLREIATALPEDMAVDPAVVDGPWSSDEVQVLSRFFQGSKLTSIPANRTKRLVVLERLAMEFEPGIRYQERQVNLTLQMFHPDFAALRRYMVDDGLLTRADGVYWRSGGRTAN is encoded by the coding sequence GTGATCAATCCTTCTGACTTCGTGCGGTTGGCGCTCGACCCGACCCGCTTGGCCATTCTTGGTCGGGCCGCGCTCGGGCCGGTCGAGGCGGACACACTCGCGGATGAGCTCGGAATCCTCCGCAAAGATGTGCTGGTCGGAATCGCCCGTCTGCGGGAGGCCGGGTTGCTGACCGATGAACACAGGCTGAATCGTGAAGTGCTCCGGGAAATCGCGACCGCCCTACCGGAAGACATGGCAGTCGACCCGGCGGTGGTCGACGGTCCGTGGTCGAGCGATGAGGTGCAGGTGCTATCGCGTTTCTTCCAGGGATCCAAGCTCACCTCGATCCCGGCGAACCGCACAAAGCGGCTGGTCGTGCTGGAGCGCCTGGCAATGGAGTTCGAGCCGGGCATTCGCTATCAGGAGCGGCAGGTGAATCTGACACTCCAGATGTTCCACCCCGATTTCGCGGCGCTGCGCAGGTACATGGTCGATGACGGACTGTTGACGCGGGCAGACGGCGTCTACTGGCGCAGCGGGGGCCGGACGGCCAACTGA
- a CDS encoding PIG-L family deacetylase — protein sequence MPGLLAFHAHPDDEATSMGGTLAHYSDAGEQVVVITATDGAVGEIHNYDNPEELQPRLAELRAEEMAKAAAILGVEHEFLGYRDSGMMGTEENNHPDCFWQADFMEATGRLVRLIRKYRPEVVAIYDPFGGYGHPDHIQVHRIGLAAFYGASDLARFPLAPGEQDWTPPKLYWTAWARSRMAAFAEARHEAGLISAEDRDRMSRGGTADEYIHAWVDIRSQLDRKFDALRAHRTQIPADWWLFQVPEELRPEVFGRESYIRVFSRVEVPTPEDDLFAGLR from the coding sequence ATGCCAGGACTACTCGCATTCCATGCTCATCCCGACGATGAGGCAACTTCGATGGGCGGCACGCTCGCTCATTACTCGGATGCCGGGGAGCAAGTCGTGGTCATAACCGCCACCGATGGAGCGGTGGGGGAGATCCACAACTACGACAATCCTGAAGAGCTCCAGCCTCGGCTGGCAGAACTGCGCGCAGAGGAAATGGCCAAGGCGGCCGCCATCCTCGGCGTTGAGCACGAGTTCCTCGGTTACCGGGACTCGGGCATGATGGGAACCGAGGAGAACAACCACCCCGATTGTTTCTGGCAGGCCGACTTCATGGAGGCGACCGGTCGACTGGTCCGGCTGATCCGCAAGTACCGGCCGGAGGTGGTGGCGATCTACGACCCGTTCGGCGGTTACGGTCATCCGGATCACATACAGGTGCATCGCATCGGTCTGGCGGCTTTCTACGGTGCCTCCGACCTGGCTCGCTTCCCCCTCGCGCCGGGGGAACAGGATTGGACACCCCCGAAGCTCTACTGGACCGCCTGGGCCCGCTCGCGGATGGCGGCCTTCGCCGAGGCGCGGCACGAGGCGGGGTTGATATCGGCAGAGGACCGCGATCGGATGAGCCGGGGAGGAACCGCCGACGAGTACATTCACGCGTGGGTCGACATCCGGTCGCAGCTGGACCGAAAGTTCGACGCGTTGCGTGCCCATCGCACTCAGATACCGGCAGACTGGTGGCTTTTCCAGGTCCCCGAAGAACTGCGCCCGGAGGTGTTCGGCCGCGAGAGCTACATACGCGTGTTCAGCCGCGTGGAGGTACCGACGCCGGAGGACGATTTGTTCGCCGGCCTCCGCTGA
- a CDS encoding ABC-F family ATP-binding cassette domain-containing protein, whose amino-acid sequence MLIVRDLRIEVGPRVLLDGASFTLQAGDKVGLVGRNGAGKTTLMRTLVGFQSPADGSIVRSGNLGYFSQEAALPDLERPDMTALERILAAREIGALLRRIEETRRKIERLDGEARDLAIKRFARQQDEFEAKGGFPAEAEAKRTAAALGIGNDELVQPIATMSGGQRRRTELARILFAESDTMLLDEPTNHLDMDAKGWLMDYLASYRGALLVVSHDLPLLDESITSVLSLDGAALDAYRGNYSHFITERERRRIQRERERKQQDSKIAQLEFTINRFKGKTEKMARKAKVMETRVDRIKRELVEVGNRGKNVSVRFPQPEPSGRTPLKAEGLAKSYGDNLVFVDVDVDVDRGECQLIMGLNGAGKTTLLRILAGVETPDLGDVTIGHNASLGYYAQEHEQIHSGMSVLDHLREVSDQPDRMLRTILGHFLLADKIEQDAGTLSGGEKTKLALAQVVLARPNVLLLDEPTNNLDPQAKEALVGALHQYQGTIILVSHDTDFVAEMQPDRAIMMPDGDVHYFDESLLELVALA is encoded by the coding sequence ATGTTGATCGTTCGCGACCTCCGCATTGAGGTTGGGCCCCGTGTGCTCTTAGACGGTGCCTCCTTCACGCTGCAAGCCGGTGACAAAGTCGGCCTCGTCGGCCGTAACGGCGCGGGCAAGACCACTCTCATGCGGACTCTGGTCGGGTTTCAGTCACCGGCCGACGGTTCGATCGTCCGCTCCGGCAATCTCGGTTACTTTTCTCAGGAGGCGGCGCTGCCCGATCTCGAGCGGCCCGATATGACTGCGCTCGAGCGCATCCTGGCTGCTCGTGAAATCGGCGCTCTTCTACGGCGCATCGAGGAAACCCGCCGCAAGATCGAGCGACTCGACGGTGAGGCTCGTGACCTGGCCATCAAACGTTTCGCCCGCCAGCAGGACGAGTTCGAGGCCAAAGGCGGATTCCCCGCTGAGGCAGAAGCGAAACGAACCGCAGCTGCGCTTGGAATCGGCAATGATGAGCTGGTCCAGCCCATCGCCACGATGTCGGGCGGTCAGCGGCGCCGTACCGAACTGGCGCGCATTCTGTTCGCCGAGAGCGACACGATGCTGCTCGATGAGCCCACCAACCACCTCGACATGGACGCCAAAGGCTGGCTGATGGACTACCTGGCCTCCTACCGGGGAGCGCTTCTCGTCGTCAGCCACGATTTGCCTCTTCTCGATGAATCAATCACGTCGGTTCTCTCGCTGGATGGCGCAGCCCTCGATGCGTATCGGGGCAACTACTCGCACTTCATCACCGAACGCGAGCGCCGGCGGATCCAGAGAGAGCGGGAACGGAAGCAACAGGACTCCAAGATCGCCCAACTCGAGTTCACGATCAACCGCTTCAAGGGCAAGACCGAGAAGATGGCCCGCAAAGCGAAGGTCATGGAAACCAGAGTGGACCGCATCAAGCGAGAACTCGTCGAGGTCGGCAATCGCGGGAAGAACGTCTCGGTGCGGTTCCCCCAACCCGAGCCGTCCGGGCGGACTCCGCTCAAGGCCGAAGGACTGGCGAAATCATACGGGGACAACCTGGTGTTCGTGGACGTGGATGTAGACGTCGATCGTGGCGAGTGCCAGCTGATCATGGGCCTCAACGGGGCAGGAAAGACCACGCTGCTCCGCATACTGGCCGGCGTTGAAACTCCAGACCTCGGCGACGTCACCATCGGTCACAACGCAAGCCTCGGCTATTACGCGCAGGAACACGAGCAGATACACAGCGGCATGTCGGTCCTCGATCATCTGCGCGAAGTGTCGGATCAGCCCGACCGGATGCTCCGCACGATCCTCGGGCACTTTCTCCTGGCCGACAAGATCGAGCAGGATGCCGGAACCCTCTCAGGAGGGGAAAAGACCAAGCTCGCCCTGGCGCAGGTCGTGCTGGCCCGCCCCAACGTGTTGTTGCTCGATGAGCCGACCAACAACCTCGACCCGCAGGCGAAAGAGGCCCTGGTGGGTGCCCTCCATCAGTATCAGGGAACCATCATCCTGGTCAGCCACGACACAGATTTCGTTGCGGAGATGCAGCCCGATCGGGCAATCATGATGCCGGACGGCGATGTGCACTACTTCGACGAGTCACTGTTGGAGCTAGTCGCGCTGGCGTGA
- a CDS encoding metallophosphoesterase, translated as MRQRRMIVLALLLIIGSSSCDGTPNHAGAGDETASVSAGPVNTPMRSPVAVLIGAGDVATSSGDQAATAAIIDQYPEAVVFTTGDNAYPDGTADDYSRHFDPSWGVHKDRIRPAIGNHDAHSEGAMPYFSYFGANAGTPGEGWYSYELGTWHVIVLNSECGSSGLASCDDQFEWLSSDLADRTQECMLAYWHRPVFNAGRHEGDSDFADEWEMLDAAGVDVVLNGHDHNYQRYGLQDASGMPTPNGIREFVVGTGGAKIYGQETDLDNLQAFYEGHGVLKLELFESSYSWEFIPVVGPFEDTGTGSCEDI; from the coding sequence ATGCGTCAACGACGGATGATTGTGCTTGCTCTCCTGCTGATAATCGGTTCAAGCTCTTGCGATGGTACCCCGAACCATGCCGGGGCCGGTGATGAGACGGCGTCGGTGAGTGCCGGGCCCGTCAACACTCCCATGCGCAGCCCGGTTGCAGTACTGATCGGGGCAGGGGACGTTGCCACGTCGTCGGGAGATCAAGCAGCGACCGCCGCGATTATCGATCAGTACCCCGAAGCCGTTGTATTCACAACTGGCGACAATGCCTACCCAGACGGAACTGCGGATGATTATTCAAGGCATTTCGACCCATCCTGGGGAGTTCACAAGGATCGCATCAGACCGGCCATCGGGAATCATGATGCACACTCCGAAGGCGCGATGCCCTACTTCTCCTACTTCGGGGCCAACGCCGGCACTCCGGGTGAGGGATGGTATTCGTATGAACTCGGCACCTGGCATGTGATTGTGCTCAATTCAGAGTGCGGGTCGAGCGGTCTGGCTTCCTGTGACGATCAGTTCGAGTGGCTGAGCAGCGACCTGGCCGATCGTACGCAGGAATGCATGTTGGCCTATTGGCACAGACCGGTCTTCAATGCCGGTAGACACGAAGGAGATAGCGATTTCGCCGATGAGTGGGAGATGCTCGACGCAGCTGGTGTCGATGTCGTATTGAACGGGCATGACCACAATTACCAACGGTACGGTCTTCAGGATGCGTCCGGCATGCCGACACCCAACGGAATCCGAGAGTTCGTCGTCGGTACCGGTGGAGCCAAGATCTATGGGCAGGAAACCGACCTAGATAACCTTCAAGCGTTCTATGAGGGCCATGGTGTGCTGAAGTTGGAACTCTTTGAATCCAGTTACTCCTGGGAATTCATTCCTGTTGTCGGACCGTTTGAAGACACTGGAACCGGGTCTTGTGAGGATATCTAG
- a CDS encoding DNA alkylation repair protein — MDDLVDYVQAELTAGADPVRATQMAAYLKTDMAFYGVPMSGTRDISRQLKSRFVPGTAAEYRAMVETLWALPHREEKYLAIAVARAHRAYVTFEQVDLYRRLIVEGAWWDFVDTIASRLIGDVLLNEREEMSPVLDRWVDDDDMWLRRTAIISQLAHKDRTDADALFDYCRRRAFEKEFFIRKAIGWALRQYARTDPKAVTAFLLEHRAELSGLSFREASKHLDLGGRT; from the coding sequence ATGGACGATCTGGTCGACTACGTGCAAGCCGAGCTGACGGCCGGGGCCGATCCTGTACGGGCGACTCAAATGGCCGCCTATCTCAAGACCGACATGGCGTTCTACGGCGTCCCGATGTCGGGCACACGCGACATCTCCAGGCAGTTGAAGAGTCGATTCGTGCCCGGGACGGCGGCCGAGTACCGAGCGATGGTGGAGACGCTCTGGGCTCTTCCTCATCGAGAGGAGAAATACCTGGCGATCGCGGTCGCTCGCGCCCATCGAGCGTACGTCACTTTCGAACAGGTGGATCTCTATCGACGGCTGATTGTCGAGGGCGCATGGTGGGATTTCGTCGACACCATCGCCTCGAGGTTGATCGGCGACGTTCTCCTGAACGAACGTGAGGAAATGAGTCCGGTTCTCGACCGCTGGGTCGACGACGACGACATGTGGCTCCGTCGCACCGCCATCATCAGTCAGCTCGCCCACAAGGACCGGACCGACGCCGATGCCCTGTTCGACTATTGCCGGCGCCGCGCATTCGAGAAGGAGTTCTTCATCCGCAAAGCGATCGGTTGGGCACTACGTCAGTATGCGAGAACAGATCCGAAGGCCGTCACAGCTTTTCTTCTCGAGCATCGCGCGGAGCTTTCCGGACTCAGTTTCCGGGAGGCCTCGAAGCATTTGGATCTGGGCGGCAGGACCTAG
- a CDS encoding 2-oxoacid:ferredoxin oxidoreductase subunit beta, which produces MTTLNYKRADFQSDQEVKWCPGCGDYTILASVQSYMAEMGVARENVVFISGIGCSSRFPYYMNTYGMHSIHGRAPAIASGVATANPDLSVWVVTGDGDALSIGGNHLIHALRRNVNLKILLFNNQIYGLTKGQYSPTSEVGKTTKSTPMGSIDFPFNPVSLALGADASFVARTLDMDRKHTIEVLKRAHEHEGTAFIEIYQNCNVFNDKAFNALTGKEERDFNQIRMEDGEPIIFGPESEKAVVIENGVARIVDTASVDPSQIHVHDSRQINPSMAFALSRLSSHPDGPTPLGVFRDVSRPVYDREVSRQIEAVIEKRGPGDLGKLIASQGTWTVE; this is translated from the coding sequence ATGACAACCCTCAACTACAAACGAGCCGATTTCCAATCGGACCAGGAAGTCAAATGGTGTCCGGGTTGCGGCGACTACACGATCCTCGCCTCGGTTCAGTCCTACATGGCCGAGATGGGCGTCGCCAGGGAGAACGTCGTGTTCATCTCCGGTATCGGCTGTTCGTCACGGTTCCCGTATTACATGAACACCTACGGCATGCATTCGATTCACGGTCGGGCTCCGGCGATCGCCAGCGGCGTCGCCACGGCCAATCCGGATCTGTCGGTGTGGGTCGTCACCGGAGACGGTGATGCTCTCTCGATCGGCGGCAATCATCTGATCCACGCTTTGCGCCGGAACGTCAACCTGAAGATCCTGCTGTTCAACAACCAGATCTACGGATTGACCAAGGGTCAGTACTCGCCAACATCTGAGGTGGGCAAGACGACCAAGTCGACGCCGATGGGTTCGATCGACTTTCCGTTCAACCCTGTGAGTCTTGCCCTGGGCGCAGATGCGTCTTTCGTGGCCAGGACGCTCGATATGGACCGCAAACACACGATCGAGGTCCTGAAACGTGCCCACGAGCATGAGGGCACCGCGTTCATCGAGATATATCAGAACTGCAACGTGTTCAACGACAAGGCGTTCAATGCGCTGACCGGCAAAGAAGAGCGTGACTTCAACCAGATCCGCATGGAAGACGGCGAGCCGATCATCTTCGGCCCGGAAAGCGAAAAGGCGGTGGTCATCGAGAACGGTGTTGCGCGGATCGTCGACACCGCCTCGGTGGATCCGTCACAGATCCACGTTCACGACTCTCGCCAGATCAACCCAAGCATGGCGTTTGCGTTGAGCCGCCTCTCGTCTCATCCGGACGGCCCGACACCGCTCGGAGTCTTCCGGGATGTGAGCCGACCCGTTTACGACAGGGAAGTGAGCCGCCAGATCGAGGCTGTGATCGAGAAACGCGGCCCGGGCGATCTCGGGAAACTGATCGCTTCGCAGGGTACCTGGACCGTGGAGTAG